The DNA sequence CTTAGGTTCTTCCGGAAGCGGGGGAACCAGAGGGTCTGAAGGAGGACCACGTTGATGAGCATCATGGCCCAGTAGTAGGGGGCGTAGGGCCCGGTCATGCGCCAAAGCTGCTGCGCCCACTCTGCGGGCTCTCCCGCATACCAGGCGATGAAGATCTCCAAAAGGTAGATGTAGGCCACCCCAAGGCCGCTGGCCAGGGTCACCTTGGCCATCCAGTCCAGGTGGCGCTCGGTGATCACCCCCTCCAGCCGGTACCACTTCCTGAGGGGGATGATCAGGGTAAGGGCCATGGCGAAGCCCGAGTAGATGGCCCCGGAGGCGAAGAAGGGGGGGAAGACCGTGAGGTGCCAGCCCGGCACCAAACCGTAAGCGAAATCCATGCTCACCACCGAGTGCACGGAGATCACCACCGGGGTGGCCAGGCCCGCCAGAAGCACGTATACCGCCCTATAGCGCTGCCAGTGGACGGCATTCCCCGTCCAGCCCAAGGAGAGCCAGCCGTAAAGCCTCCGCCGCCAGCCCTTGCTCCTCTCCCGCAAAAGGGCCAGGTCGGGGATCAGGCCCAGGTAGAGGAAGAGGGTGGAGATGGTGAGGTAGGTCATGATGGCCAGCACGTCCCAGGAAAGGGGGCTCTTGTACTGGGGCCATAGGGCCATGTGGGTGGGGTAGGGCATCACCCAGTAGAAGAGCTGGGGACGGCCCATGTGGATGAGGGGATAGGTGGCCGCCGCCAACACCGCAAACAGGGTCATGGCCTCGGTGACCCGGTTCAAGGAGTCCCGCCAGTTCTGGCGCATGAGGACCAGGATGGCGCTGATCAGGGTCCCGGCGTGGCCGATGCCGATCCACCAGACGA is a window from the Thermus neutrinimicus genome containing:
- the nrfD gene encoding NrfD/PsrC family molybdoenzyme membrane anchor subunit: MAHKEPHPDHDLIQGEWTEKTLVEKLLEPVEKPAPRPWKVVLAVGGALTLAWLYSLFVTFVKGLGTWGINQPVAWGFDIVHFVWWIGIGHAGTLISAILVLMRQNWRDSLNRVTEAMTLFAVLAAATYPLIHMGRPQLFYWVMPYPTHMALWPQYKSPLSWDVLAIMTYLTISTLFLYLGLIPDLALLRERSKGWRRRLYGWLSLGWTGNAVHWQRYRAVYVLLAGLATPVVISVHSVVSMDFAYGLVPGWHLTVFPPFFASGAIYSGFAMALTLIIPLRKWYRLEGVITERHLDWMAKVTLASGLGVAYIYLLEIFIAWYAGEPAEWAQQLWRMTGPYAPYYWAMMLINVVLLQTLWFPRFRKNLSWLFIFSILANVGMWLERFVIVVISLSHDFVPGNFHLYYPTWVDWTLFLGTIGFFLFGLSLFIRIFPPIAVAEMVHLFHRLRKH